From Methylomonas sp. EFPC3, a single genomic window includes:
- a CDS encoding DUF4062 domain-containing protein, with the protein MSPRYQIFVSSTFRDLVDERQAVLEAILELGHFPAGMEIFPAADSNAWELIKTVIHDSDYYVLIVGGKYGSTGPDGISYTEMEFNYAVELNKPILAFLHGSPDRLIVEKAEVAAEPRSRLQDFRDKVSERRIYKCWNNKDNLKAAVLSSLAYAIRTKPADGWVRNEGLQNQELLKRLASLQDRYEKQSSELNQLKSTIGVNVELEKYRGLDTHYEVAVTTRRSSSNQLHKFEITLSEVFFASAEELLVPISEEYFNQILVYSMSPCLEFLAPTESKDKTKWTQLSVIFTKNSVRGILRQFMALGLVEPQSLPRQTGSDNATHTVYLRCWSLTSLGRSKYLERRALLIDDN; encoded by the coding sequence ATGTCTCCTCGTTATCAGATATTTGTTAGTTCTACGTTTCGTGACCTTGTCGACGAGCGTCAAGCAGTTTTAGAGGCAATTCTTGAACTTGGACACTTTCCTGCGGGAATGGAGATTTTTCCTGCTGCTGATTCTAATGCTTGGGAGCTGATTAAAACTGTTATTCATGACTCTGATTATTACGTTTTAATCGTTGGTGGTAAATATGGTTCCACTGGACCGGATGGTATTTCTTATACTGAAATGGAGTTTAATTACGCCGTCGAATTGAATAAGCCAATCTTGGCCTTTCTACATGGTTCTCCAGATCGGCTTATAGTAGAGAAGGCTGAGGTTGCTGCCGAGCCAAGAAGTAGGCTTCAGGATTTTCGCGATAAAGTATCTGAAAGAAGAATATACAAATGCTGGAATAATAAAGACAATCTTAAGGCGGCTGTTCTTTCATCCCTTGCTTATGCTATTAGGACAAAGCCTGCAGATGGCTGGGTTCGTAACGAAGGACTTCAGAATCAGGAGTTATTAAAGCGACTTGCATCTCTTCAGGATCGCTACGAAAAACAGTCTAGTGAACTTAATCAATTGAAATCGACTATTGGTGTTAACGTTGAATTAGAGAAATATCGGGGACTTGACACACATTATGAAGTTGCCGTTACTACGAGACGGAGTTCATCTAACCAACTTCACAAGTTTGAGATTACGCTTTCCGAAGTTTTTTTCGCTTCAGCAGAAGAGCTATTGGTGCCTATTTCGGAAGAGTATTTTAATCAAATATTAGTTTATTCAATGTCTCCTTGTCTGGAATTTTTAGCTCCGACCGAGTCAAAGGATAAAACCAAGTGGACGCAGCTTAGTGTTATATTCACTAAAAACTCTGTTCGGGGGATTCTTCGTCAGTTTATGGCTCTTGGTCTTGTGGAGCCCCAGTCATTGCCTCGCCAAACAGGTTCTGACAATGCGACTCATACAGTATATCTAAGATGTTGGTCGTTGACATCCTTGGGTCGGTCTAAGTACCTTGAACGAAGAGCATTGTTGATTGATGACAATTAA
- a CDS encoding toxin-antitoxin system HicB family antitoxin, with the protein MSALSLRLPDSVHRHIKELASKEGVSINQFIASAVAEKVSAIATEEYLQARAERADASAFQAILAKVPRREPLSGDEI; encoded by the coding sequence ATGAGTGCGCTCAGTTTACGATTACCCGATTCAGTTCACCGCCACATTAAAGAATTGGCAAGCAAAGAAGGCGTTTCAATCAACCAATTCATTGCCAGTGCGGTAGCGGAAAAGGTTTCGGCGATTGCCACCGAGGAATATCTGCAAGCTAGAGCCGAACGAGCCGATGCATCGGCTTTTCAGGCAATTTTGGCAAAAGTACCTAGACGGGAACCTTTGTCGGGTGATGAAATTTGA
- a CDS encoding putative toxin-antitoxin system toxin component, PIN family, with protein sequence MTEIIMDTNVLFAGLYSASGASFKVLELLAAKQLSTVISTPLLFEYEEILKRNQTMLQLTDTEIEVILDSLCGFGRHQKVYFLWRPYLPDPKDDLVLELAVAAEVKTIITHNLKDFVSIEKFGVEAITPKTLLERLL encoded by the coding sequence ATGACGGAAATCATCATGGACACCAATGTGCTGTTCGCTGGCTTATATTCGGCTAGCGGAGCGTCATTTAAAGTGTTGGAGCTTTTGGCTGCTAAGCAACTGAGTACAGTGATATCGACACCGCTGCTGTTCGAATACGAAGAAATATTGAAGCGGAATCAAACCATGCTTCAATTGACCGATACTGAAATTGAGGTGATCCTGGATAGTTTATGTGGGTTTGGTAGGCATCAGAAAGTGTATTTTTTATGGCGGCCCTATCTACCGGATCCGAAGGACGATTTGGTTTTGGAACTAGCTGTTGCCGCTGAGGTAAAAACCATTATCACCCACAACCTGAAAGATTTTGTCAGCATTGAAAAATTCGGAGTGGAAGCGATTACGCCTAAAACCCTGTTGGAGAGATTGCTATGA
- a CDS encoding MG2 domain-containing protein, translated as MYRFLNAVLRDRLAGFAVAIGLALMLAPLAVVAGSPFYLTAERSFSNSESPSIRLDYTVTDQPMLIRVLKADNLENFLDGQFNVSRSYEQPVSELNPGHYFAKGLNNAESPLKLLRGMLDVEFRKSLKDTPFSGSVLTVTDKPLAAVPQQILVAPPKGFQVVKETYLDLLRNGQQTHDLGWWFNEDTWSEHRYKVRQISLEPLPDGLYLLQAVQGKTEAQCLIQVSSLAVQVKQSSEQLLVRAMNRDLQPLANAKVSVRDGRGRWQNLPGATDAAGELRFNNPDGVLDGKLLVRVDAPAANANAAARTALTATDFLPTQAKDDAVFVMTDRPIFKPGETFFYKGIVRNLQDGQLRIPAFQSRQTDVSLIRADGNATGLQGHSQLTDFASFSGSFDLDPGQTPGLYRLLAEIDHKAYGGEFRVRDYIKPTFYLEWLERSQTVQAGQAFNLKFRAKRYSGGIPQNVKFEVFLYRKKFEAPQFVTEAGAGLSAGNDYFGQIKSAVPLTQPQRLFSSIEARQAAEASNPWETAAKLADNGDGSFEFTVPAEAQTDAKPAKPEQEWIYTLMVRAQDAAGGSAILTDSIYATLAEAQPALRFNKTVAAVGDQDLQILLQSSYADGKPAAKAGGVVDVMLEQPGSGKRSLVKLDIATDANGQQKLSIPALKEFGRLTAVARLETLDGRSMSHSSSSQPATLIVAGSGGEAVADNPELELYTPTTILSPGEQAKVFALLPKAWGNNEAGAIWETVAGAKLFDSRSAQAQGRSRWFEVTAKPEYGTGFYHTVTVPVAGGKYKEQTLGFRIVPRDKRLQIAIEPAQAEAEPLKPTQIKLQVKRADGSPAANTELAVSIVDRAVYAVQAEFRPGIFDFFYPLQRSNLSTYYSDDLQGYGYADLLRKPNFALSALKSQSKLAKKAMRDTAGWFPHVVTDANGAATIDVDMPANVTEWLVTAVASDQDGRLGETTGQFRTKTDIAVDMVGPQFLRSGDEVELAVKLTSHWPGPVKVSGNLSLSDNLQGQDINLTPSAELAAKAEQLWPLRLTAGPQAGNASLKAALTAPNTIKVGGAEEFDLPIQPAAMAQVYAAERRDGHLHFDIPEQAQAAQLTVRVNSGLLGAALQAAAMLVQYPYGCTEQLAHSTVPNLVLLDLIERAGLKPEQLGPLEKPLQRAKQNAALGIRKLIQNQKADGGFALWANDPEPSVPVTMIAMQALKYAEELKLEGTTSAYNKGAEWLAQQANTEQVLDGFTLAAYSAVGYIYQAPWERQAEFVEKVGADPQAGAEDLTAALRILAAYKNQSWHAFNQQMKGQPDLAKRLGKRLQQALEAIDPAGYQSQPGPSYDRLGFRFGLPSIISAGLGALQAAGDLPPALESRLKRLLLQSQQHGYWTSTYDTAQVIFNTRELLSKEAAAAQSQKARTLKVANASAALGSLQPIPGGYLGRFDKLSAAAELADLHIADLSETDIASATLQVELPYPAVTARDNGLSVQRNFRRITAGGSEPVDLSQALHIGDVVVSEVKIKRSAEPNRLPAGSDFVVIEDGIPSLAEGQENDQTYLADAKLQAGDDSYWAGIKETQRYPDRIVRVAKLQPGAELKLYQVWKATRPGTASIPPASGFDMYNEAVRGNGVAGTVAVK; from the coding sequence ATGTACCGATTTCTGAATGCAGTGTTGCGCGACCGGCTAGCGGGTTTTGCCGTGGCAATTGGGCTTGCGTTGATGCTCGCACCGCTTGCTGTTGTCGCCGGCAGCCCGTTCTACCTGACCGCCGAACGCAGTTTCAGCAATAGCGAATCGCCCAGCATCCGCCTGGATTACACCGTCACCGACCAGCCGATGCTGATCCGGGTATTGAAAGCCGACAATCTGGAAAATTTTCTCGACGGCCAATTCAACGTCAGCCGCAGTTACGAGCAGCCGGTCAGCGAGCTCAATCCCGGCCATTATTTTGCAAAAGGCTTAAACAACGCCGAATCGCCGCTGAAATTGCTGCGCGGCATGCTGGATGTGGAATTTCGCAAGTCATTGAAAGACACGCCGTTCAGCGGTTCGGTACTGACCGTGACCGACAAGCCGTTGGCGGCCGTGCCGCAGCAAATCCTGGTCGCCCCGCCCAAGGGCTTTCAAGTGGTGAAGGAAACCTATCTGGACCTGCTGCGCAACGGCCAGCAAACCCACGATCTGGGCTGGTGGTTCAACGAGGACACCTGGAGCGAGCACCGCTACAAAGTTCGGCAGATCTCACTCGAGCCGTTGCCGGACGGCCTGTATCTGTTGCAGGCGGTGCAGGGCAAGACCGAGGCGCAGTGCCTGATTCAAGTCAGCAGCCTGGCGGTGCAGGTCAAGCAATCCAGCGAGCAATTGCTGGTGCGGGCGATGAACCGCGATTTGCAACCGCTGGCCAATGCCAAAGTCAGCGTCCGCGACGGCCGCGGCCGTTGGCAGAACTTGCCGGGGGCGACCGATGCCGCCGGCGAACTGCGCTTTAATAATCCCGACGGGGTGCTGGACGGCAAACTGCTGGTCCGGGTCGACGCGCCGGCCGCCAACGCTAACGCAGCAGCGCGCACAGCGTTGACCGCGACCGATTTTCTGCCGACTCAGGCCAAGGACGATGCGGTATTCGTGATGACCGACCGGCCGATCTTCAAGCCTGGCGAAACCTTTTTCTACAAAGGCATCGTCCGCAATTTGCAGGACGGCCAATTGCGGATTCCGGCCTTTCAATCCAGGCAAACCGACGTGTCTTTAATCCGCGCCGACGGCAACGCCACCGGCTTGCAAGGCCATAGCCAATTGACCGATTTCGCTTCGTTTTCCGGCAGCTTCGATCTCGATCCCGGCCAGACGCCCGGCTTATACCGCTTGCTGGCCGAGATCGACCATAAAGCCTACGGCGGCGAATTTCGGGTGCGCGATTACATCAAACCGACCTTTTACCTGGAATGGCTGGAACGCAGCCAGACTGTGCAAGCCGGGCAAGCGTTCAATCTGAAATTCCGCGCCAAGCGTTACAGCGGCGGCATCCCGCAGAACGTCAAATTCGAAGTATTTTTGTACCGCAAAAAATTCGAGGCGCCGCAATTCGTGACCGAGGCCGGCGCCGGCTTGTCGGCCGGCAACGATTATTTCGGCCAGATCAAATCCGCCGTGCCATTAACCCAGCCGCAGCGTTTGTTTAGTTCGATCGAGGCCCGACAGGCCGCCGAAGCCAGCAATCCGTGGGAAACCGCCGCCAAACTGGCCGACAACGGCGACGGCAGTTTCGAATTTACCGTACCGGCCGAAGCCCAAACCGACGCCAAGCCGGCGAAACCGGAACAGGAATGGATTTATACCTTAATGGTCCGGGCGCAGGATGCCGCCGGCGGCAGCGCGATTTTGACCGACAGCATTTACGCCACGCTGGCCGAAGCCCAGCCGGCGCTACGTTTTAACAAAACCGTCGCGGCGGTCGGCGACCAGGATTTGCAGATTTTGCTGCAATCCAGTTATGCCGACGGCAAGCCGGCAGCCAAGGCCGGCGGCGTGGTCGACGTGATGCTGGAACAGCCCGGCAGCGGCAAGCGCAGTCTGGTGAAATTGGATATTGCCACCGACGCCAACGGCCAGCAAAAACTCAGCATACCGGCGTTGAAAGAGTTCGGCCGCTTGACGGCCGTGGCCCGTCTTGAGACGCTGGATGGCCGCAGCATGAGCCACAGTTCCAGTTCGCAACCGGCTACGTTGATCGTCGCCGGCAGCGGCGGCGAGGCAGTGGCCGACAATCCGGAATTGGAGCTGTACACACCAACCACAATCCTCAGTCCCGGCGAGCAAGCCAAAGTGTTTGCCTTGCTGCCCAAGGCCTGGGGCAATAACGAGGCCGGAGCGATCTGGGAAACCGTGGCCGGCGCCAAGTTGTTCGATAGCCGTAGCGCCCAGGCCCAAGGCCGTAGCCGCTGGTTCGAAGTGACTGCCAAACCCGAATACGGCACCGGTTTTTACCACACCGTCACGGTGCCGGTGGCCGGCGGCAAGTACAAGGAGCAGACGCTGGGTTTCCGCATCGTGCCGAGGGATAAGCGGCTGCAAATCGCGATCGAGCCGGCTCAGGCCGAAGCCGAACCGTTGAAGCCGACCCAAATCAAATTGCAGGTCAAACGCGCCGACGGCAGCCCGGCGGCGAATACCGAGCTGGCGGTATCGATTGTTGATCGCGCCGTTTACGCGGTGCAAGCCGAATTCCGCCCCGGCATTTTCGACTTTTTCTATCCGCTGCAACGCAGCAATCTGTCGACCTACTATTCCGACGACTTGCAAGGCTACGGCTACGCCGACTTGCTGCGCAAACCCAATTTCGCGCTGAGTGCCTTGAAAAGCCAAAGCAAGCTGGCGAAAAAAGCCATGCGCGATACCGCCGGCTGGTTCCCGCACGTGGTCACCGACGCCAACGGCGCGGCGACGATCGACGTCGATATGCCGGCCAACGTCACCGAATGGCTGGTCACCGCCGTCGCCAGCGACCAGGACGGCCGCCTCGGCGAAACCACCGGCCAGTTCCGCACCAAAACCGACATCGCCGTGGATATGGTCGGCCCGCAATTTTTACGTAGCGGCGACGAAGTGGAATTGGCGGTCAAATTGACCAGCCATTGGCCCGGTCCGGTCAAAGTCTCCGGCAATCTGAGTTTGAGCGACAATCTGCAAGGCCAGGATATCAACCTAACGCCGAGCGCCGAATTGGCCGCCAAGGCCGAGCAATTATGGCCGCTACGGTTGACCGCCGGTCCCCAAGCCGGCAATGCCAGCTTAAAAGCGGCGTTGACCGCGCCGAACACAATCAAAGTCGGCGGTGCCGAAGAATTCGATTTGCCGATTCAGCCGGCGGCGATGGCGCAAGTCTATGCCGCCGAACGCCGCGACGGTCATTTGCATTTCGATATTCCGGAGCAGGCTCAAGCCGCGCAATTGACGGTGCGGGTCAACTCCGGCCTGCTCGGCGCGGCCTTGCAGGCGGCGGCGATGCTGGTGCAATACCCGTACGGCTGCACCGAACAACTGGCGCACAGCACCGTGCCGAATCTGGTGTTGCTGGATTTGATCGAACGCGCCGGCCTCAAGCCCGAGCAACTGGGGCCGCTGGAAAAACCCTTGCAGCGCGCCAAGCAGAATGCGGCGTTGGGTATCCGCAAACTGATCCAAAACCAGAAAGCCGACGGCGGCTTCGCGTTGTGGGCCAACGATCCGGAGCCCAGCGTGCCGGTGACGATGATCGCGATGCAGGCTTTGAAATATGCCGAGGAATTGAAACTGGAAGGCACCACCTCGGCCTACAACAAAGGCGCGGAGTGGTTGGCTCAACAAGCCAATACCGAGCAAGTGCTGGACGGCTTTACGCTGGCCGCTTATTCGGCGGTCGGTTACATCTACCAGGCGCCGTGGGAGCGGCAAGCCGAGTTCGTCGAAAAAGTCGGGGCCGACCCGCAAGCCGGTGCCGAAGACTTGACTGCGGCGCTGCGCATCTTGGCGGCCTACAAAAACCAAAGCTGGCATGCCTTCAACCAACAAATGAAAGGCCAGCCCGATCTGGCCAAGCGTTTGGGCAAACGTCTGCAGCAGGCGCTGGAGGCGATCGATCCGGCCGGCTATCAGAGCCAACCCGGCCCATCCTACGACCGGCTCGGCTTCCGCTTCGGCTTGCCCAGCATAATATCCGCCGGGCTAGGCGCATTGCAGGCCGCGGGCGACTTGCCGCCGGCATTGGAAAGCAGACTGAAGCGGCTGTTGTTGCAGAGCCAGCAACACGGCTACTGGACTTCGACTTACGATACCGCCCAAGTCATCTTCAACACCCGCGAGTTATTGAGCAAGGAAGCCGCCGCCGCGCAAAGCCAAAAAGCCCGGACCTTGAAAGTCGCCAATGCATCCGCCGCGTTGGGTAGCTTGCAACCCATTCCGGGCGGCTATCTGGGCCGCTTTGACAAATTGTCGGCCGCCGCCGAACTGGCCGATCTGCATATCGCCGATCTCAGCGAAACCGATATCGCATCCGCCACCTTGCAAGTCGAACTGCCGTACCCGGCCGTCACCGCCCGCGACAACGGCCTCAGCGTGCAACGCAATTTCCGCCGGATTACCGCCGGCGGCAGCGAACCAGTCGACCTGAGCCAGGCGCTGCACATCGGCGACGTCGTGGTCAGCGAAGTCAAAATCAAACGCAGCGCCGAACCCAACCGCTTGCCGGCCGGCAGCGACTTCGTCGTGATCGAGGACGGCATCCCGTCGCTGGCGGAGGGCCAGGAAAACGACCAGACCTACCTGGCCGACGCCAAACTGCAAGCCGGCGACGACAGCTACTGGGCCGGCATCAAGGAAACCCAACGCTACCCGGACCGCATCGTCCGCGTCGCCAAACTGCAACCCGGCGCCGAATTGAAGCTATACCAAGTCTGGAAAGCCACTCGCCCCGGCACCGCCTCGATCCCGCCGGCTAGTGGGTTTGACATGTATAACGAGGCGGTCAGGGGGAATGGGGTGGCTGGAACAGTAGCAGTTAAATGA
- a CDS encoding pyruvate formate lyase family protein encodes MSVPYPAADGGISVELGKSSAGPVSESGTVDLFPIANPDFRKIKTLKDLALRSITLAQFPVVSAWREKLFSPAGTPEICDELPRLLTEFLRRPESQTLPPYTRRAQALRHIFVNKTAIVHAADLLPGQTTTSFVGPVVYADTIGYCIWPELKTVTTRAQNPFKIRPEVAERLNREIFPFWLEQKPIQELARYSAYDSADYENRDRIGGNYPESIDPPLRKKAGETPKAQELMERVAFFLSDKATCVSHTVPDFERVLKYGFDGLIERAKQDIASGAAATPQQIEFLQGVIAVYEGAKLYAQHLAEAADRAGNQVLATICRKIPAQPAETLHEALAAVWICYHLLLQENTNFGFSIGRLDQILNPFYLADWQKLDNPQAQDAYTRRAVELVSHFFLHCSDHVPLSTSGSETLFAGSGSNQALTVGGTRYENGQVVDAVNDMTYIILKATEILAIRDPNVHARYHRDVHHRDAQGNSLPAEVMDPYLKRICQVNILTRATPALHGDAAVVPAMAKYYAAHAGISADEALADAYDYTSIGCIEENAAHKHYGNTGSTLMVLPAVLELALYGGKHRSDGVAPKSPNLFYGDARYTTQPLLQIDSMPAFIEAFRFQLNEMARHVVQCNNYFGRFYEQSRQSPFLSGLFTGPTNTPDSAGASFRDVSAGGAKYNSAGIAVIGLADVIDSFCVLDTLVFGGKVTAGELLAAMQADFDTGSLQPKSFWASLRERVQNWLHPEDAPLPLPTLSADRLSQIKEMIRLAPKYGAGVDQTPGGIYNNANAVKYTHLLTEMLQEVFAQYRTHRGGRYLPGYWSMTNHAGFGMLTKATPNGRRSGESFASGITPCPGVVKANGEPVNLLDHMLSVTSVNANTVQNGYTYNLSLTTRDRGHFEEDTELFSRYMKAFADQNGVLVQMCVSSINDLVAADRAATAAGQSGAGAAEHKALEPFKDLMIRVAGYSAYFVTLSPQMRKEIIQRANFGLDTGAEQHTLNAI; translated from the coding sequence ATGTCTGTTCCATATCCAGCAGCCGACGGCGGTATTTCGGTAGAGCTCGGCAAGAGTTCCGCAGGACCGGTATCCGAGTCCGGCACAGTCGATTTATTTCCCATCGCCAATCCAGACTTCCGGAAAATTAAAACCCTGAAGGACTTGGCGCTCCGCAGCATCACGCTGGCTCAATTCCCGGTCGTCAGCGCCTGGCGCGAAAAGCTGTTTTCGCCGGCAGGTACGCCGGAAATTTGCGACGAGTTGCCGCGCCTATTAACCGAGTTTCTGCGCCGGCCCGAAAGCCAAACCTTGCCGCCTTACACCCGGCGCGCCCAAGCGCTACGCCACATTTTCGTCAATAAAACCGCAATCGTGCACGCAGCCGACTTGCTGCCCGGCCAAACTACCACCAGCTTCGTCGGCCCGGTGGTTTACGCCGACACCATAGGCTATTGCATCTGGCCGGAACTGAAAACCGTCACCACCCGCGCCCAAAATCCGTTCAAGATTCGCCCGGAAGTGGCCGAGCGCTTGAATCGGGAGATCTTTCCATTCTGGCTGGAACAAAAGCCAATTCAGGAACTGGCCCGTTACAGCGCCTACGATAGCGCCGACTATGAAAACCGCGACCGGATCGGCGGCAATTATCCGGAGTCGATTGATCCGCCCTTGCGTAAAAAAGCCGGAGAAACCCCGAAAGCCCAGGAATTGATGGAACGGGTAGCGTTCTTCCTGTCCGATAAGGCCACCTGCGTGTCCCATACCGTGCCGGATTTCGAACGGGTGTTGAAGTACGGCTTCGATGGCTTGATCGAACGCGCCAAACAGGATATCGCCAGCGGCGCGGCCGCTACGCCGCAGCAAATCGAGTTTCTGCAGGGCGTGATTGCGGTATACGAGGGCGCCAAACTTTACGCCCAGCATTTGGCCGAGGCTGCCGACCGCGCCGGCAATCAAGTCCTGGCGACCATCTGCCGGAAGATTCCGGCGCAGCCAGCCGAAACCTTGCACGAAGCGCTGGCCGCGGTCTGGATTTGTTACCACCTGCTGTTGCAGGAAAACACCAATTTCGGTTTTTCCATCGGCCGCCTGGACCAAATCCTCAACCCATTCTATCTGGCCGATTGGCAAAAACTGGATAACCCTCAAGCGCAGGACGCCTATACCCGGCGGGCGGTGGAACTGGTCAGCCATTTTTTCCTGCATTGTTCCGATCATGTGCCTCTGTCCACCTCCGGCTCGGAAACCCTGTTCGCCGGCAGCGGCTCCAATCAGGCGTTGACTGTCGGCGGCACTCGCTACGAAAACGGCCAGGTCGTCGATGCGGTCAACGACATGACCTACATCATCCTCAAGGCCACCGAGATACTGGCTATCCGCGACCCGAACGTGCATGCCCGCTACCACCGCGATGTGCATCACCGCGACGCCCAAGGCAATTCGCTGCCCGCTGAGGTAATGGACCCGTATCTGAAACGCATCTGCCAGGTCAATATCCTGACCCGAGCCACACCCGCTTTACATGGCGATGCGGCAGTGGTGCCGGCCATGGCCAAATACTATGCGGCGCATGCCGGTATCAGCGCGGACGAAGCCTTGGCCGATGCCTACGATTACACGTCAATCGGTTGCATCGAAGAAAACGCCGCGCACAAACATTACGGCAACACCGGCTCGACTTTGATGGTGTTGCCGGCGGTGTTGGAGCTGGCCTTATACGGCGGCAAACATCGCAGCGACGGCGTGGCGCCAAAATCGCCCAATCTGTTCTACGGCGATGCGCGCTACACCACGCAGCCGCTGCTCCAAATCGATAGCATGCCAGCCTTTATCGAGGCCTTTAGGTTTCAACTGAACGAAATGGCCCGGCATGTTGTGCAATGCAACAATTACTTCGGCCGTTTCTACGAACAATCACGGCAGTCGCCGTTTTTATCCGGGCTGTTCACCGGCCCCACCAATACCCCCGACAGCGCTGGCGCCAGTTTTCGCGATGTCTCCGCCGGTGGTGCTAAATACAATTCGGCGGGCATTGCCGTGATCGGGCTGGCCGATGTGATCGATTCGTTTTGCGTGCTGGACACCCTGGTATTCGGCGGCAAAGTCACGGCCGGCGAATTGTTGGCGGCAATGCAGGCCGATTTCGACACCGGCAGCTTGCAGCCCAAAAGTTTCTGGGCGTCATTGCGGGAGCGGGTGCAAAACTGGCTGCACCCAGAAGACGCGCCGTTGCCATTACCGACATTAAGCGCCGACCGCCTCAGTCAAATCAAAGAGATGATACGGCTGGCCCCCAAATATGGGGCCGGAGTGGATCAAACTCCCGGCGGCATTTACAACAACGCTAACGCCGTCAAATACACACACCTGCTGACCGAAATGTTGCAAGAGGTATTTGCCCAATATCGCACTCATCGCGGTGGGCGCTATCTGCCGGGTTACTGGAGTATGACCAACCATGCCGGTTTTGGGATGCTGACCAAGGCCACGCCCAATGGCCGGCGTAGCGGCGAATCGTTCGCCAGCGGCATCACGCCGTGTCCCGGCGTTGTGAAAGCCAACGGCGAGCCGGTCAATTTGCTGGATCATATGTTGTCGGTCACTTCCGTGAATGCCAATACGGTGCAGAACGGTTACACCTACAACCTGAGCTTGACCACCCGCGATCGCGGCCATTTCGAAGAGGACACCGAATTGTTCTCGCGTTACATGAAGGCCTTTGCCGACCAGAACGGCGTACTGGTGCAAATGTGCGTGTCGTCGATCAACGACTTGGTCGCCGCCGACCGCGCCGCCACCGCCGCAGGGCAATCCGGGGCCGGCGCAGCCGAGCACAAAGCGCTGGAGCCGTTCAAGGATCTGATGATACGCGTGGCCGGCTACTCGGCGTATTTCGTCACGCTGAGTCCGCAGATGCGCAAAGAGATTATTCAACGCGCCAATTTCGGGCTGGACACCGGCGCCGAGCAACATACGCTCAACGCAATTTAA
- a CDS encoding glycyl-radical enzyme activating protein, which yields MDHKAFIFDIKRNSSEDGPGIRTTVFFKGCPLSCSWCQNPEGISPGPSLSFRAELCRPDQCERPCLKACRLKALTLQDQQLRLDRERCDQCGRCAAVCSQHALERVGQWLSVDELFYRVAIDKPFFDATGGGVTASGGECTTQMNFLHHFFKKLKAAGIHTAIETNGMFNFGRFTRLLLPWLDLVYFDLKLIDEATSIRHTGHSNRPILDNLLRLTECAEIPVKVRIPLIPNITATDENLRGIARFLREHRIEQVSALPYNPLWLDKLQRFGIDTDYRYAAFMSDAEIERCVDSLQAC from the coding sequence ATGGACCACAAAGCTTTCATCTTCGATATCAAACGCAACAGCAGTGAGGACGGGCCGGGTATCCGGACCACGGTGTTTTTCAAAGGCTGTCCGCTGAGTTGCAGTTGGTGTCAAAATCCCGAGGGCATATCGCCGGGGCCGTCCCTGTCCTTTCGTGCCGAGTTATGCCGGCCGGACCAGTGCGAGCGGCCTTGTCTTAAAGCTTGCCGATTAAAAGCCTTAACGCTGCAAGACCAACAACTGCGGCTCGATCGAGAACGTTGCGACCAATGCGGACGCTGCGCGGCGGTATGTTCGCAGCATGCCTTGGAGCGGGTGGGCCAATGGCTGAGTGTGGACGAGCTGTTTTATCGAGTCGCCATCGATAAACCGTTTTTCGACGCTACCGGCGGCGGCGTCACGGCGTCCGGCGGCGAATGCACCACGCAGATGAATTTTCTGCACCATTTTTTTAAAAAACTGAAAGCCGCCGGTATTCATACCGCCATCGAAACCAACGGCATGTTCAATTTCGGCCGTTTTACCCGCCTGTTGCTGCCATGGCTGGATTTGGTCTATTTCGACTTAAAACTGATCGACGAAGCGACCAGCATCCGCCACACCGGCCATTCCAACCGGCCGATTCTGGACAATTTGTTGCGCCTGACCGAGTGCGCCGAGATTCCGGTCAAAGTCCGTATTCCATTAATCCCCAACATTACCGCCACCGACGAAAATCTGCGCGGCATAGCCCGGTTCTTGCGGGAGCACCGGATCGAGCAGGTCAGCGCCCTGCCTTATAACCCCTTATGGCTGGACAAGCTGCAGCGCTTTGGGATCGATACCGACTATCGGTACGCCGCCTTCATGAGCGACGCCGAGATCGAACGCTGCGTCGATAGCTTGCAGGCCTGTTGA